The genome window tactcgagatgttatttttcaaaattgttttgaaacatgacaattaactaaattttttaatatttactgttatttaaaaaaaaattcttgaaaaacaTGTTAATAATATCTTTTGGCATGGATGTAATTTAATAACAAGCGGGTAGTGAATCCCCCAAGAGAGGACCTGCTTGACTTGTTTGTTGAATGTTTGATTCCTCAACCAAAATCTACTTTGTTCTACAAATTGTTATCACAATTCGAGAGGAACATTTCTTGAATGAATGTTTTCCGGcagacttttttttaaatatttggatAAACTAGTCTGATAGTTTTATTTCTATATGAAAACAAATCACAGTATATTGTTTAGACAATAACATACTATTGATTTTATTAGGGAAGGAAGTATACAATTAGTCTCAAATTTCTCTAAATAAAACATTCATGCAATTGGATCATATTTCTATACATACGCACCACCATTGGAATTTTGTTTGATTGCTTTCTTCTTAGTCGACCAATTGAATTAAGTCAATTATGCTATTCATATATCAAATTGGAActttaaaatttatagaattgGAACTTTCATCAATAGTACATAGTGATTGCATGAATTTTTCCCCTaaaaatattgaacaaaaaattattttaacttgtttttaacCGTTTTTAAATAGGCCCACTAAAATTACAAACGACCTTAACAAcctcttcttattttttagaataaaaaaggaTAACAACTTTGATATTGCTTCATTACACCAATACATTTTGCACAAACTGCAttgaaaattatgattttttttttttttacaatgaaaatattatttcttttgtaGTATGCAATCCTtgaaaatatagtaaaaaaaaaattttatctaatagtgaatttgtaaaaaatcacattcaataaaaatatatagaaataatttaaatagtttttttctaAACTTATCAGCCAACACAGTCCACGTGTTTAGGTTGAACCAACACATGGGGAAGGCCAAAAATAAGCCTTAAGAAACTTCAATGCCAAGGCCCAATCATATAAGCAATGGGGTTGCAAGATCGCTACTGATATCAACTTATTGAGtcccaacaaaaaattaaaatagccAATTGAACCAACGGTCGGAGAAATATCAAGTTCAGATTCCAGTGTTTCCCTCCATCGCATGAACCAAGCTCACTGAGGGAGGTAATCAGTGAAGGGAAAATAAGGAGCAGTGGTTCTTTCaccacaaaataagaaaattataaaaaaaaattaatggaaaaaaatgtaaaaaataactaaaaatttatttttaactgctttttttcctgttttaaataaaactaatttgtaaccccatacatatgcatggatacacttaaagatatataataagatgcataatataattcttatctatatatattaagaggattcagaaagttagttattactttttttcctatcaaaaatacccttaaattaattaaccaacaacttaaaaatagagttaaaatagtaaattgacaaaaagaaagttagttattgctttttttactgtcaaaaatacccctacctaaaactaaaaaatggggttaaaatagtaaattgacaaaaataataaattcatatttctaCGTTGAAATGTCTTCCTGCTCCtaataaactcctacttttacGCTGATTTAAATTCATACTTCTACTCACTAACtctctacaaaataggatcactattttgttagttttaaaactcctccaatctacaaaactcatcccatgtattcttttttttttttttttttaacttcatcaTGATGTATTGTTTCTTCTATCCCCCTTTCAAGACTCAAACCATTCGTTAAGCAAATATCTTCCAAAATTCTTGGTAGTATTGATTTATGGGGGAAATTTCTTCATCAcacccttagtttttttttttttttttttttttttttgtgattggaaaaagtagaaatcccaaattataataaatgcaaattattaatttttatcaaaaaaataatagagcctctgagcacgcacgTGAGCGTGTGCTCAGAGTctagtatatataatttaaatactattgataatcattttatattttattaactctttaaaaaattttgtgaggatattattaggtataaaatgtaaattgtccatatttaaaaaaaaaaaaaaaaaaattattgtgaagcacttttttttacaattcattattctaaactctttgatttttgtacttaataactcacttagataaatatttataatatggtcCCATATTTGATtgtaaaattaagaaataaagctctttaaaaataaataatttaagacaaatgacgcaaaattggaattctaatttgagtttctctcagcttcacctattattatatatatataaatttgacttGCTAGTCGCCAATTTCATTGGCCTCAAATTCTTATAATTATGAAAACAGAAACAATTATCTTTTTAGTCTATGCTTATTTTGCACCTATGATAAAGTCGCACTATCACAAAGGTTCATTAATTTCACAGCCATACCACCGGTTCCATTTCTACTAAAAAGCCTAAGCGTATTGCTGGCAAAAGCAgcaaattaatgaaaaaacatGTTTCTAATAAATATTGGTATGGATCATAagcaaatttaaaaacaaactGCCATTGTGATTTGTGAGAGGACATGTACTTGTTAAGTGTTTGGCATATTAATTAAAATCTATTTCACGATTAGAATTCCAGTTTATTATTtcttcaattaatatttttttggtgggaTACTAAATTGTTTTAGGTTAGGCGGTTTCCAATTGGTCCCAAGTTTCTCCATCTAAAATATTCATGCGTAAGATTTAGAACCACATTTCTTCATATAACATCattggtattttatttttattacttttcttcCTAATCAACGTATTCAGTCAAGTTCATTAGGTATTAATATTAAAGAACTTTTAGAATCAATGGAATTTGAAGTTTCATCAGTTCATGGTAGATGTTGGTGGCGTGAAtttaatcaacaaaaaattgttgtcAACTGTTTtcgacctttttttttttttataaatgaattAGATCACAAAATATAGCTAATAAGTCTCTCCATCCATCCGTCCagcatcatcattatcattatcattattattattattattacgatagaattttaacttatatcattatatcatcaaattaagatatcaattggttttttatgtaggctgggatttgaaccctaaattTCTTACttgacaataaaaaattttactaattgaacTAATTAGAATTCactatttttatacaattttaacatattatatatatgttctaTCGTTTAGAaccttcaattaaaaattatagtagccaaaggccttgtagttGAATTGGCATATCTtcatgtacaaagtgcttgggggtctaggaGGGAATGGGTTCGAGTTGtggggttagcagcatgttataattatttctaaaaaaaaaaaaaaattaaaaactatagTAATAGCCGGCAACTTAAACGAAGGTGCAATATGCTAAATGGAGTGCAAACACAGTAGCTCATTCATTAGCTAGGCATGCTAAAAATGTATTCAATGAGGTTGTCTGGATTGAGGAGTCCCCTCCCCCTGCTGTGGAGGCATTGTATTTTGACTCTATTTCCATTCAATGAAATTTGAGGATGTTTTcctcttcccaaaaaaaaaaaaaaaaaaaaaaaagtcagagtTGGACCTATTCTATTTTAATGATTCTATGaattctcttttttaattttgatagacGTAATGAATGATGAATGATGTATGATGATGACCAATCAAAGTTCAGTCTAAAATACAATGCACTCTTGGTCAagttagaaaatagaaaattgaaatgcATCCAAGATTTACTACCATTTATGTAACAAAATCacgatcaattttttttaaagtatgatCAAGGACTGTTTCTTGAGATTAAAAAAGATTGGTCCTATTCCTTTGTGTTGCTTACTATACAAACTATTGGGGAAACTGAAGTTTTCATTGCATCGAAAGCGAGCGACAAACAATTCTCAGGTTCAAGCAAGTGTCTAGCgacttaaaaacaaaatcaaatttgttGGACTTGGACCTATTCCATTTTAAAGATTcttgactttttaaaaaaaaaattgatacacATAATGAATGACAATGACTAATGAAAGTTCGGTCTAAAATATATTGCACTTTCAGTCAAGtttatccacacaaaaaaatttgtctttcagtataaaaattcaaaattgatatGTGTccaaattgttaaatattaattagtaatattaGCAACGTGATGTGTTATActatgttgtgtatgctagagtgaATGTGGAAGAGAAAGCATAGaggaggaacactgagaacacgagggttacatggttcagccttacggcctacatccacggaggaatcccttaagggctacatctttattgtatgagagtaTAGTACAATAAtttcctgtgttacaatgaaccctaacatgagtatatataggcgactaaaccctagactactagtacaagcaggactgggcttgggcctattacattgggctaatatatgtttaatatatatatctctaacaccctccctcaaactcaaggcggaagctcgatgaagacttgaggttggataaggatgagaagatcacttggagatgccttgaagaatgctttcgaagaaaccacaatgaagaatgtgccaaatGTCCAATTTTGgagcttcaaatgaagaaacggaggccaaaatcggaatctatgcgaaaaactgagcaagataggcccttttggaaattttgacttttggtcaaaggtcaacgcaaaaagtcaaagtcaactggtccagagtcaaagtcaacagtcaaagtgctcaagggtcagatccgggtggtccgggtcgggtcggtcCGATCAACGGTCAGCAAGGTGACGTGGTGCTGACAAGACGACACTACTGACGTGGCTGATGACGTGTCGTTGACGTggactagggctgacgtggacGTGCTTGCGTGGCTGCTGACGTGGAGTAATGACGTCATCATATGATGTCAGATGACATCAGCAGCATTATCGGCGTGTGGCAGGAGCGTGAATGTTCACCAGCGCGTGAAGGAGTAACCAGAAACCCAGGTGGCGCGTGGTGGCGCGTGAAGCGTCGTATGACCACCAGTTTCTCAGGCCAAGTATATCGGTGGTCTAGAAGGTCGTCTTGGCAGTGCGTGTGACTAAGATCTAGCCTGGGAGTTGAGAATCTGCGACGGCGCTTGTGAGAGTTCCAGGAGCCATTGTCCgcgcgtggtggcgcgtgcGGCTGCCGTTGGAGGTCGGGTTCTTGGGTTTTGGTCGCGATATGCCGTGGAGCACGTCTGTGGTGTTGGCTTCGTCAGGCGAGGCTTGGATTTGCGCAGATCTGATAGGGAGAGACACGGATTGCATGGGCTTGAGGATCTGGACCCAGCAGTGAGCCATGGCGGCTGCGAGATGCTGTGGAGTCTAGATCCAACAGACAAGCATGTGTGACTTCTGTTGGCAGTGTGCACGTAAGAATCTTCTTTGTTTGGTAGAGAtatttgtttgatgccaagaacgaaatttggctctgataccatgttaaatattagttaGTAATATTAGCAACGTGATGTGTTATActatgttgtgtatgctagagtgaATGTGGAAGAGAAAGCATAGaggaggaacactgagaacacgagggttacatggttcagccttacggcctacatccacggaggaatcccttaagggctacatctttattgtatgagagtaTAGTACAATAAtttcctgtgttacaatgaaccctaacatgagtatatataggcgactaaaccctagactactagtacaagcaggactgggcttgggcctattacattgggctaatatatgtttaatatatatatctctaacacaaATGAAACCAAGAGCCCACAAAATGCAGGTCCAATCTACTAGACTCACTACCATTTACATGAAAAAATCACaatcattttttaaagaatacgCAAGAATGAAAGGCATATACAAAGTAGATACTAGAACATAAATTATCAATAAATCTATAAggtttagagcattcacagccaGATTGCTAAAAGAAAacttattttaccatttaaaaaattattttatctatttaacAATTCACCTAACATTTTGATTCTTATTTTTCACATAAACAAaacactataaaaataaaattttaatcttgttCCTTTCCTTTGactttacctttttttaaaattaaaaaaaaaaaaaaatggctaaaagtaggaaaaaatgaaatttaccctagccaattttgtccaaaaatcattttagttgtTTAAGTTTGATGTTAGTCATTTTAGTTCATAAACTTTACcctaaaaattattgtaatctATGTCatcatttttccaaaattgcaaaagtaaaataatacatgtcatttctaatatatatattttcccaGGGACAAGGGcagttttcttttattttaaaaatatatgctTTCTTAGAAAATTCATGAACAGACAGTTTCTAgaaatgaatttcaatttttaccTCCAACAACAAATGGGAAATAGGATTTTTGATCCAGGCATCTAGATAGTGCAactaaattataaaactctCCGTTCAGACATGTTTTTCCTGCTATatttgtgacatttttttttttatatataatttttttgagaaccaTATTTGTGACATTGTGCTAAGTAATTGGGGAAAAAATCGTTTTTATAGATATTGACTAAACATCTTccaatttgagattttaattgAACAATTTGATGTAGAGTCAAATGGTCACCGCCAAGTTGGGTGAAGTGGTAATTCCTCAAGCCATACGCGCTTGGGAGAGCAAGGGGGAGTGGGTTCAAACCATTAAGAGGTGTAAGGATCACAACATGTATATTATGTTAGTATTTCTAAGACAAAGTTAATGGTTgtagtattttattttcaaaatttcgaAAAACCATGACATAGATTACAAAAATTagttttctcaacaaaaaaaaaaaaagtttctcaaaaaaaaaaaaaaaaaagattacaaaaattacattttactttATACATGACATGATTACACCATATGTTGTTATTATATCGTTGATAAAACAATAAGCCAAagcaagaagaaaaatcaaTCTTTTACACATTACTTTTTTGTgtattcaaacttcaaactgtaatgtacaatataaaaaaaaaaaaaaaaaaccatcccaaatcaaacaatCCCCATATTCAGTCATTATCTAATCCTCCgttcaaaagagaaagaaaaatgaaaatgacttTTAAAACAAGGAGCCACCCTCCCCATGTCTCTCCAAAATCTTCATAAACATTTAAATAGGCTGgcattaaaaaaagaacaataataaattCAAGGACACACTTTACGGTATCATTAATCGTCATCAATTTCATCAGTCTTTGAGGAGCTCAAATGGAGTAAGGTCTTGCCCTTGGTTGAGTAAGGAACTTCTGAATGAACGACCTCACCTTCGAATCCATAACCTTCTCAGGTACCGTCCTGGGGCCTCACCCTAGTGAACACTTTCTTGTAGATTTTGTAAAAACATTGTCACACTCACTACAGGGAATTTCCAAAGTCACTTCCTCAATCATGAACATTCCAAACAATTATATAACCACAATTTTCATGTAATCCTCCTCATAAAGCTCTGATGCCATTGTTGAATGGCCATTGTCGACTATTGTCACCAAACTCAAATCAACAACCTTTGCCTAAATCAAAaaagccaagaaaaaaaaaagtaccacaaaattaaacttccaTGTAACATAATTAGTTAAATCAAAAACCAATTCTTTCTTAAATTAGAAGACTAAATTTGATGGCTGATAGGTTCAATCATATTATCGTCATCCATTACCACGATCAAGGATGAGGAATCTATCCAAGTTCGTCCTCGCAGCAATGGTTGTCAAGCAAGGACGAATAAATCCACCTTCACTCATCAATGAACCGTTACAAAGCATTGATCAGCTTCCAGATCGTTGGAAGGGCAACCCACCATTAACACCCCACAAGGGCGTTACCAAGAGAGAATAAAGTCTCCATCAAGGctccaccaacggctagaagaaaTCACCCGCGTGTGCGTGCATATAAATACATAGCAATGAAATCCAAAAGGGAGATACAAAGTAATTCTGAAACTCTAGcatattattttcttaacttttcttttgtcaatttttctgactttggcatcagAGGCTTTTTGGCAGGCACCACGTCGGTGATCtacatcttttcttttcttcactcaTTCTTGGAGATCGGGTTGGTTGAGAATGACATCAATCTGGACGATCATCCTTGGCTGACGATCTAGGCATCATCAgtttggtgccgtctgtgggaacgaTTGCTACTCAACACGTGATCTATCCCAGTTAACTCACAAGTCCAGATGGAATCCAGTACTAACCCGGATCCTGCCGCATTAGCCCTACAAATTCAGTCGCTCGCAGCCACTGTGGAAGAACTCACCAAGTAAAACCAAGAGATGAGGCAACGGTTGCTAAAGGAAGACAATCGTGTAAACAGGGGTGACAATGAAGATAGTAACATAAGACGAAACAACACTCTAGAAGAGGCGAGCTCAGATCTCCTAAGAGAGATGAGAAAGAAGATGGACGAATTGAGAAATGCCATCAAAGGAAAGACGGACCAAAGCTTGGAAAGGATAGTCAGGAAGACGGATTCACCTTTCACCATGGCCGTCCAGAGTGCCCAGTACCCTCCAAGTTCCGTTTACCAAAGCTGGAACCCTTCGATGGGCTGAAAGACCCCCTAGATCACCTAAATACCATCAACATGACCCTAGGCCTTCAACAACCTCCCGACGAGATTTTGTGCTGCTCCGTTCCCACTACCCTCAAAAGGGCGGCCAAGGAGTGGTTCAACAAGTTGCCAACGTCGTCCATTGATAACTTTGAGCAGTTGAGCAGTTCCTTTGTCCGTCATTTCGTAGGCGGGCAACGTCCAAAAAGGACTATCGACCATCTGCTCACCATCAGACAAAGGGAATGCGTTTCAAGGCAGGGTTTCACCTGAGGAATGCTGGAAGTAGATGAGGCAGATGACAAGGTACATCTCACGACCTTCAAGGCAGGGTTGAAGTCTAGAGATTTTGTGGCATCCTTGGCAAAGAATCCCCCTAAGACAATGGCCGAGGCATTGTTGAAAGTACAGAAGTATATGAACACTGAAGAAGCTCTAGCAGCCATTGACGGAGTAGAAAAAAGCAAGGAAAAGAATAAGGAAAAGGAGGACGATCGAAGAAGACAAAAAAGAGATCAGGCTGATCGACAGAATGACAGAGGAAACAGACGGAGGGAGGACAAGAACCCTCGTCCAACGAAATTCACACCGTTGGTGATGCCTGTTGACCAGATTCTAACAGAAATAAGGGATGAACCATCTCTTAAGTGGCCAAGGCCACTCCATTCATTGCCTAGTTTGTGCGACAAGAAGAAATACTGCTGTTTTCACAAAGACCATGGGCATTACACAAAGGATTGTAGGGATCTGAAGGAGCAGATTGAAGAACTTATTCGGAATGGAAAACTACAACAATATGTAAAAAGGGGAGATTCCAGCAGGTACAGCCAGAAAAGCCAGCACGGGGGTTCAAGGAAAGATGAAGACCGCACACCACCTTGTCCACATAGTGCATAGGGGAGATAAAGACCATCACCGGGGGACCAACCACAGGGGGATCATTCAACTCCCTCAGGAAGTCATACCAAAGGCAGGTAAATAGTGTTCACAGTCTACCTCCCCTAAAGCAAAGACAAACCAACCAAGACATGTACTTCTTAGAAGAAGACGCTAGGGGTGTAAAGCAACCTCATGATGACCCACTCGTCATTATGATCATGATCGAGGGGTTCAACACGCGGAGAGTCCTGGTTAACAGTG of Quercus lobata isolate SW786 chromosome 8, ValleyOak3.0 Primary Assembly, whole genome shotgun sequence contains these proteins:
- the LOC115956183 gene encoding uncharacterized protein LOC115956183, giving the protein MLEVDEADDKVHLTTFKAGLKSRDFVASLAKNPPKTMAEALLKVQKYMNTEEALAAIDGVEKSKEKNKEKEDDRRRQKRDQADRQNDRGNRRREDKNPRPTKFTPLVMPVDQILTEIRDEPSLKWPRPLHSLPSLCDKKKYCCFHKDHGHYTKDCRDLKEQIEELIRNGKLQQYVKRGDSSRYSQKSQHGGSRKDEDRTPPCPHSA